Proteins from a single region of Melanotaenia boesemani isolate fMelBoe1 chromosome 3, fMelBoe1.pri, whole genome shotgun sequence:
- the snrpe gene encoding small nuclear ribonucleoprotein E has protein sequence MAYRGQGQKVQKVMVQPINLIFRYLQNRSRIQVWLYEQVNMRIEGCIIGFDEYMNLVLDDAEEVHMKTKNRKPLGRIMLKGDNITLLQSVSN, from the exons ATGGCGTACAGAGGACAAGGACAGAAGGTCCAGAAGGTTATGGTCCAGCCCATT AACCTAATTTTCAGATACCTTCAAAAT CGTTCACGAATCCAGGTCTGGCTGTATGAGCAGGTGAACATGCGGATAGAAGGCTGCATCATT ggtTTTGATGAGTACATGAACCTGGTTCTAGATGATGCTGAGGAGGTCCACATGAAGACTAAGAACAGGAAGCCACTGG GGAGGATCATGTTGAAAGGAGACAACATAACCCTGCTGCAGAGTGTGTCCAACTAG